One Maribacter cobaltidurans genomic window carries:
- a CDS encoding RteC domain-containing protein, translating to MDFQLLTQRLKNDLDDIKLQNKSILKRAQHSIGLCRDSLSTLKKEVQSEGFKSIQDEIYFFKVTKQAPLVELIYYSEIHSFEIQFPKIDLKSQLKSIKKKSNKLNRFFLYNLDFGRYIESGQTHFDKEYYTRDYLNGYHITLSKFYFQDPEFCTARDMLLGKYNAYKSLTKYLVDKQNKLKNGLTGNDISLSKIEKMHWPFSNTDYVELIYALYAKGLGAKNNLSIVKISDYLSQIFDVEPKDIYKTYQDIKYRKKSRTLFLDELSASLISEMDKSEK from the coding sequence ATGGACTTTCAATTATTAACACAGCGACTAAAAAATGATCTCGATGATATAAAACTTCAAAATAAGAGCATCCTTAAAAGGGCACAGCATTCCATTGGGCTCTGCCGTGATTCATTAAGCACGCTGAAAAAAGAGGTTCAGTCGGAAGGCTTCAAATCCATCCAAGACGAAATATACTTTTTTAAAGTAACTAAACAAGCCCCTCTCGTTGAGTTAATCTATTATTCCGAAATCCATTCGTTTGAAATCCAGTTCCCGAAAATCGACCTAAAAAGCCAGCTCAAGTCCATCAAAAAGAAAAGCAACAAACTCAATCGATTTTTTCTCTACAATCTCGATTTTGGCAGGTATATCGAATCAGGACAGACACATTTTGATAAAGAATATTATACTCGTGATTACCTAAACGGGTATCACATTACGCTTTCCAAATTCTATTTTCAAGACCCGGAATTTTGCACAGCACGAGATATGTTGCTCGGCAAGTACAATGCCTACAAGTCCCTGACCAAATACTTAGTGGATAAGCAAAATAAATTGAAGAACGGGTTGACTGGAAATGATATTTCCTTATCTAAAATCGAAAAAATGCACTGGCCGTTCAGTAATACAGACTATGTGGAACTCATTTATGCGCTTTACGCTAAAGGGCTTGGCGCTAAAAACAATCTGAGTATCGTTAAAATTTCAGATTATTTAAGCCAGATTTTCGATGTTGAGCCGAAAGACATCTATAAAACCTATCAAGACATCAAATACAGGAAAAAAAGCCGAACCCTTTTCCTCGATGAGCTGTCCGCATCCCTTATTTCTGAAATGGATAAAAGCGAGAAATAG
- a CDS encoding helix-turn-helix domain-containing protein: protein MFGTSIHWTTFFYLLIDMVIVLLTFYFSRRNTRSSLRRFLYLGILFIAYNATGGFLPVDNFPGPLILQYIITYGVAIALCVYIVYYLYKEYDIVVLKFNSSIKNLAFLASGSYVVLFLMPYFLTDSLDAARFLFTIPISLIAFIFLIIFYRRISNPSNPNAFILRRNKLSMVSVASIALLPICTVIGDYQWITFTVMNLAFFAITAIEVDRYLYFLENNTRMYEVFALKKKQREESVERKIIYEDLTRREIEVALSILSNLSYKKIAVELFIAESTVSKHASNIFKKTGVKNRREFLKRFRKKR from the coding sequence ATGTTTGGCACATCAATACATTGGACAACTTTCTTCTATCTTTTAATAGATATGGTCATTGTATTGCTCACTTTTTACTTTTCAAGACGAAATACACGAAGTAGCCTTCGACGGTTTTTATATCTCGGCATCCTTTTCATTGCGTACAATGCCACGGGCGGATTTTTACCCGTAGACAACTTTCCAGGACCATTGATCCTTCAATATATCATTACGTATGGCGTGGCCATTGCGTTATGCGTATATATCGTTTACTACCTATATAAAGAGTACGACATTGTTGTGCTGAAATTCAACTCATCCATTAAAAATCTCGCATTTTTAGCAAGTGGCAGCTATGTTGTTCTTTTTTTGATGCCCTATTTTTTGACAGACTCTTTGGATGCGGCTCGCTTTCTTTTTACTATTCCAATTTCCTTAATAGCATTTATATTTCTCATCATCTTTTACAGGCGTATTTCGAATCCGAGCAATCCGAATGCCTTTATTTTAAGGAGAAACAAATTGTCTATGGTCAGCGTAGCGAGTATAGCCCTGTTGCCCATTTGCACCGTCATAGGCGATTATCAATGGATAACCTTTACCGTAATGAACTTGGCCTTTTTTGCCATTACAGCCATCGAAGTAGATAGGTATCTGTACTTTTTGGAAAACAATACTCGAATGTATGAAGTATTTGCCCTTAAGAAAAAACAGCGCGAGGAATCCGTAGAGCGAAAAATTATATATGAGGATTTGACACGGCGGGAAATTGAAGTTGCGCTATCCATTCTTAGCAATCTTAGTTATAAGAAAATTGCCGTGGAACTTTTCATTGCCGAAAGCACCGTATCAAAACACGCCTCAAATATCTTTAAAAAAACCGGTGTAAAGAACCGTCGTGAATTCTTAAAGCGATTTCGCAAAAAAAGATAA
- a CDS encoding asparaginase domain-containing protein yields the protein MIHILTTGGTIEDLDYENPENNNTQSKITIKEFLDYANVSTPYLIEKAFAKDSRSITAEDRNILLQKINGSSVEKILITHGTFTMEDTAVYLGKQEIKKTIVLVGSFIMGSSKNTDATFNLGFAICALQFLKQGVYIAMNGRIFLWDNVTKNKETNKYVLKNG from the coding sequence AATCCAGAAAATAACAATACACAAAGCAAAATAACGATTAAAGAATTTCTTGATTATGCTAATGTGTCTACCCCATACCTTATTGAAAAGGCATTTGCAAAGGATAGCCGTTCAATTACCGCTGAAGACAGAAATATTTTACTTCAAAAAATAAATGGTTCCAGTGTGGAAAAGATTTTAATAACACACGGCACTTTCACTATGGAAGATACTGCAGTTTACCTGGGAAAACAAGAAATCAAGAAAACCATTGTTCTTGTAGGCTCATTTATAATGGGGTCTTCTAAAAATACAGATGCGACCTTTAATTTGGGTTTTGCAATTTGTGCTTTGCAATTCTTAAAACAGGGTGTTTATATCGCTATGAACGGGAGAATTTTTCTATGGGATAATGTTACTAAAAATAAGGAAACTAATAAATATGTTTTAAAAAATGGATAA